One genomic segment of Ipomoea triloba cultivar NCNSP0323 chromosome 9, ASM357664v1 includes these proteins:
- the LOC116030806 gene encoding uncharacterized protein LOC116030806 — protein MTTLVVEEPILCRLQRLDNILKQVEAMRGGGGNQSPAKSSTASSSTATSSEGQAAAASSSAEFSPKSLEKHCRPIDDVIMEAEAKGTLIERLVNVEERVAKLCMHLHQELEALKTTKEATMHTTTTTAPPPPAAAHKSPKKGFKSFVKSCVKGKEKGRG, from the exons ATGACAACTTTGGTCGTAGAAGAACCAATTCTATGTAGACTCCAACGCCTTGACAACATC CTTAAACAAGTGGAGGCAATGAGAGGCGGCGGCGGGAATCAATCCCCGGCGAAGAGCTCCACAGCGTCGTCGTCTACGGCGACAAGCAGCGAAGggcaggcggcggcggcgtcgTCATCCGCTGAGTTTTCTCCGAAAAGCTTGGAGAAGCATTGCCGTCCGATTGATGATGTGATAATGGAGGCAGAGGCGAAAGGCACCCTGATTGAAAGGCTGGTGAACGTAGAAGAGCGCGTGGCCAAACTCTGCATGCACCTCCACCAAGAATTGGAGGCTCTCAAGACCACTAAAGAGGCCACCATGCACACCACCACGACCACCGCTCCGCCGCCGCCTGCGGCGGCGCACAAGTCGCCCAAGAAGGGTTTCAAGAGCTTCGTGAAGTCTTGTgtgaaaggaaaggaaaaaggaagaggataa